In the genome of Desulfofarcimen acetoxidans DSM 771, one region contains:
- a CDS encoding ribose-phosphate diphosphokinase, whose amino-acid sequence MSSRNKKLKIFTGNANPELAQEIVQYLGVNMGAAKVTRFSDGEIQVKINESVRGADVFIVQPTSAPVNENLMELLVMIDAVRRASARRITAVLPYYGYARQDRKARARDPITAKLVANLLFASGVRRVVTMDLHAGQIQGFFDIPVDHLPCVPILAEYFLQQHIEDVVVVAPDVSGVTRARDLAERIGAPIAIIDKRRPEPNVSEVMHVIGDIQGKKVIMMDDIIDTAGTITHGALALKKRGADEIYVCCTHAVLSGPAINRLQEAPIKEVLVTNTIPVTEDKMLNKIKVLSVAPLLGEAIIRIHEDLSVSKLFD is encoded by the coding sequence ATGTCATCCCGCAATAAGAAACTGAAAATATTTACCGGCAATGCAAACCCGGAACTGGCGCAGGAAATAGTTCAATATCTTGGAGTGAATATGGGAGCGGCCAAGGTAACACGATTTTCCGACGGGGAAATTCAGGTTAAAATCAATGAAAGTGTGCGCGGTGCTGATGTTTTTATTGTTCAGCCTACCAGTGCTCCGGTTAATGAGAATCTGATGGAACTATTGGTGATGATTGATGCCGTGCGGAGAGCCTCCGCCCGGCGCATTACCGCTGTTTTGCCTTATTACGGCTATGCCAGGCAGGATCGTAAAGCCAGGGCTCGTGATCCGATAACAGCCAAACTGGTTGCTAATTTGTTATTTGCCAGTGGGGTTCGCAGAGTTGTTACTATGGACTTGCACGCCGGGCAGATTCAGGGCTTTTTTGATATTCCGGTTGATCACTTACCCTGTGTGCCAATCCTGGCTGAATATTTTCTCCAACAGCATATTGAAGACGTAGTTGTAGTGGCACCGGATGTTAGCGGGGTGACCAGGGCCAGAGATTTGGCCGAGCGGATTGGAGCGCCTATTGCCATTATTGATAAGCGCCGCCCGGAACCTAATGTTTCTGAGGTTATGCATGTAATCGGGGATATACAAGGCAAGAAAGTTATTATGATGGATGATATAATAGATACTGCCGGTACCATTACCCATGGGGCCCTTGCCTTGAAGAAAAGGGGTGCTGATGAAATATACGTCTGCTGTACCCATGCAGTTCTTTCCGGGCCTGCGATTAACCGGCTGCAAGAGGCACCGATTAAAGAAGTCCTGGTTACCAACACTATACCGGTAACCGAGGACAAAATGTTAAACAAAATCAAGGTTTTATCGGTGGCGCCGCTTCTGGGCGAAGCTATTATTCGTATTCATGAAGACCTGTCTGTAAGCAAGTTATTCGATTGA
- a CDS encoding GntR family transcriptional regulator, whose product MDYPKLKEEPKLIPIKLDNYKPLREVVFESLREAIINGRLSPGERLMEIQLAEEMGVSRTPVREAIRKLELEGFVVMIPRKGAYVAGISIKDIANVFEVRAALEALAAGLAAERITEEELDELERYLVEISELRESGNLDAIVEKDTMFHDVIYRASRNERLVQIVTHLQEQIHRFRTASLARPGRTRDALDEHKKLVEAISDRDVELAQKLAREHIENAENSMISAVQEAGV is encoded by the coding sequence GTGGATTATCCTAAATTAAAGGAAGAACCTAAATTAATTCCAATTAAACTGGATAATTATAAACCATTGCGGGAAGTGGTTTTTGAATCTTTACGGGAAGCTATTATAAATGGGAGATTATCTCCGGGCGAACGTTTGATGGAGATTCAACTGGCCGAGGAGATGGGTGTGAGCCGGACTCCTGTGCGTGAGGCCATTAGAAAATTAGAGCTGGAAGGTTTCGTGGTTATGATTCCCCGAAAAGGTGCTTATGTAGCTGGAATCTCCATAAAGGATATCGCTAATGTTTTTGAAGTAAGAGCGGCTCTGGAGGCGTTGGCAGCCGGTCTGGCTGCGGAAAGAATAACGGAAGAGGAACTGGATGAGCTGGAACGCTACCTTGTAGAAATATCAGAGTTGCGTGAAAGCGGGAATTTGGATGCTATAGTCGAGAAAGACACTATGTTCCATGATGTTATTTACAGGGCCAGCCGCAATGAAAGGTTGGTGCAGATAGTCACTCACCTGCAGGAGCAAATTCATCGTTTTCGTACCGCTTCATTAGCAAGGCCCGGCAGGACCAGAGATGCACTGGATGAGCACAAGAAGCTTGTGGAGGCTATATCGGATAGGGATGTGGAATTGGCTCAGAAGCTGGCCAGGGAGCATATTGAAAATGCTGAGAACAGTATGATCAGTGCTGTACAGGAGGCCGGTGTCTAA
- the glmU gene encoding bifunctional UDP-N-acetylglucosamine diphosphorylase/glucosamine-1-phosphate N-acetyltransferase GlmU produces the protein MKLAAVVLAAGKGTRMKSKIPKVLHKVSGLPMISHVLHSVSKAGIEKKVVVVGYQGDQVAAQLGQDVNIAVQEEQLGTAHALLSAESMLRDFSGHILVLCGDTPLIKPQTLKDLVSFHVDSASVATVLTAKLEDPTGYGRVIRDKAGSVAKIVEQKDASPVELNIQEINTGIYCFQSEFLFEALRHISPNNAQGEYYLTDIIQLYVSQGRLVSAIAVVDAAEIQGINDRVHLAAAESVLRRQMLDKLMLGGVTVIDPASTFIDQTVEIGTDTVILPYTCIEGNTVIGSDCIIGPHTRLSDTRIGNCVEIQNSVLLKSDVGDQSSIGPFAYIRPDTVIGEQVKVGDFVEIKKSNIGNKSKIPHLSYIGDSEIAENVNIGAGTITCNYDGVAKHRTTIEEGAFIGSNTNLVAPVSVGAGAVIGAGSTITMDVPPGALGVARGKQKNINNWLSRKTPEKRD, from the coding sequence ATGAAACTGGCGGCGGTGGTCTTGGCGGCAGGCAAGGGCACCAGGATGAAATCAAAAATACCGAAGGTACTGCATAAAGTTTCCGGTCTGCCTATGATTAGCCATGTGCTGCATTCAGTCAGTAAAGCCGGCATAGAAAAAAAGGTTGTAGTTGTTGGCTATCAGGGTGACCAGGTGGCTGCTCAATTAGGGCAGGATGTAAATATTGCTGTGCAGGAGGAGCAGTTGGGAACCGCCCATGCATTGCTTTCGGCTGAATCGATGTTAAGAGACTTCTCCGGGCATATTCTGGTTTTATGTGGTGATACGCCTCTTATAAAACCTCAAACATTAAAGGATTTGGTGTCCTTTCATGTGGATTCGGCCTCGGTAGCCACGGTTTTAACGGCCAAGCTTGAGGACCCTACCGGCTATGGCAGGGTTATTCGGGATAAAGCTGGCAGTGTAGCCAAAATAGTTGAGCAGAAAGACGCCTCTCCGGTTGAATTAAATATACAAGAGATAAATACAGGTATTTATTGCTTCCAATCCGAGTTTCTTTTTGAGGCTCTAAGACATATTTCTCCTAATAATGCTCAAGGAGAATATTATTTAACTGATATTATTCAGCTATATGTTAGTCAGGGGCGTTTGGTAAGCGCCATAGCTGTAGTTGATGCTGCTGAAATACAGGGGATCAATGACCGTGTCCATTTAGCCGCTGCCGAGTCTGTTTTGCGCAGGCAGATGCTTGATAAATTAATGCTGGGAGGGGTAACGGTTATAGACCCTGCTTCCACTTTTATTGATCAGACGGTAGAGATAGGAACAGATACTGTTATTCTCCCTTATACTTGTATAGAAGGGAATACTGTTATTGGCAGTGATTGTATAATTGGTCCGCATACAAGGTTGTCGGATACGCGAATTGGCAATTGCGTGGAAATACAGAATTCTGTTTTGCTGAAAAGTGATGTTGGTGATCAGTCTTCTATAGGACCTTTCGCTTATATCAGGCCTGATACTGTAATAGGTGAACAGGTGAAAGTGGGGGACTTTGTAGAAATAAAAAAATCTAATATAGGTAATAAGAGTAAGATTCCTCATTTGAGTTATATTGGTGACAGTGAAATTGCTGAAAATGTTAACATAGGTGCGGGCACTATTACTTGCAATTATGATGGAGTGGCTAAGCACCGTACTACTATAGAAGAAGGTGCGTTTATCGGCAGCAATACCAACCTGGTTGCACCTGTCAGTGTGGGTGCCGGTGCTGTTATCGGTGCCGGTTCGACTATTACAATGGATGTGCCTCCCGGAGCGTTAGGTGTAGCCAGGGGTAAACAAAAAAATATAAATAACTGGTTGTCCCGCAAAACACCGGAGAAGAGAGATTAG
- a CDS encoding nucleotidyltransferase family protein, protein MVDAVVLAGSVNNGKLRAISDVPYDALLPIGSKFMIEYVLEALLRARLVNRVIVAGPGNDPSQYLNKLLSNRNNRVKTAPAGASLMETFSSGVALLPGAERVLVVTADLPLLTPEAVDCFIELCLEEAADLFYPIISREAVERCYSKTHRTYVTLREGVYTGGNIFLVNPSAAKTCLHKGQEIVNLRKSPFKLCRLVGFMFLLRFLTKTLSLEEGERKVSSLLGIKGRVIVLDYPEVGVDVDKPEDLELVKQVLGVV, encoded by the coding sequence ATGGTGGATGCGGTGGTTTTGGCAGGCAGCGTTAATAACGGAAAGCTAAGGGCTATTAGCGATGTACCATATGATGCACTGCTGCCAATTGGGTCCAAGTTTATGATTGAATATGTACTGGAAGCTTTGTTGCGGGCTCGCTTGGTAAACAGAGTGATTGTAGCCGGTCCCGGCAATGATCCGAGTCAATATTTAAACAAACTGTTATCAAACAGGAACAACAGGGTTAAAACTGCCCCTGCAGGTGCTTCTCTCATGGAGACATTTTCTAGTGGGGTGGCCCTTCTGCCGGGAGCGGAAAGGGTTCTGGTGGTGACGGCGGATTTACCTTTATTGACACCGGAGGCTGTAGACTGTTTTATTGAATTGTGTTTAGAAGAAGCAGCAGATTTGTTTTATCCCATTATTTCACGTGAAGCAGTTGAGCGATGCTATTCTAAAACTCACCGTACGTATGTTACTTTGAGGGAAGGGGTTTATACCGGCGGCAATATTTTTTTGGTTAATCCATCAGCAGCTAAAACTTGTCTGCATAAAGGCCAGGAGATTGTTAATCTGAGAAAGAGCCCCTTTAAGCTGTGTCGTTTGGTTGGGTTTATGTTTTTGTTAAGATTTTTAACCAAAACCTTGTCTTTAGAAGAGGGCGAGAGAAAGGTTTCCAGTTTATTGGGTATAAAAGGACGGGTGATAGTACTCGACTATCCGGAGGTAGGTGTCGATGTGGATAAACCGGAAGATCTGGAACTGGTAAAACAAGTTTTGGGAGTTGTCTAG
- a CDS encoding ZIP family metal transporter: MAEIMILSLIAGLGTCLGAALVITFGQINSKSLSVFLGLACGVMIAVILFDLLPAAYFYGNIFSCLGGFCGGLLLLLLLELLTCNRQPATNSYYGHLRTGYLIALGIALHDFPEGLAIAAGFATASKLGPALVLAIGLHNIPEGMATAAPLWLGKQSAKRIIGINLLVSLVTPAGTLAGLWLLQLADYFISILLSFAAGAMTYIVFAKLFPESFNQHRRLALTGGFCGMLFFLLLSLLE, from the coding sequence TTGGCAGAAATAATGATCCTTAGCCTGATAGCCGGTTTAGGCACCTGCCTGGGAGCCGCTCTGGTAATTACATTTGGCCAGATCAACAGCAAGTCTCTCTCTGTTTTTCTCGGTCTGGCCTGCGGAGTAATGATCGCAGTTATTCTTTTTGATCTGCTGCCGGCAGCTTATTTTTACGGAAATATCTTCAGCTGTCTTGGCGGCTTCTGCGGGGGGCTCCTGCTATTGCTGTTACTGGAGTTGCTCACTTGCAACCGGCAGCCTGCAACCAATTCCTATTACGGGCACCTAAGAACCGGCTATCTAATAGCCCTAGGCATTGCCCTGCATGATTTTCCTGAGGGGCTGGCTATCGCGGCCGGTTTTGCTACCGCAAGCAAACTCGGCCCAGCCCTGGTACTGGCCATAGGATTGCACAATATTCCGGAGGGCATGGCTACCGCCGCTCCATTATGGTTGGGCAAACAATCAGCCAAACGTATAATCGGCATTAACTTGCTGGTCAGCCTGGTGACACCTGCCGGGACACTGGCAGGCCTCTGGCTGCTGCAACTGGCCGATTATTTCATATCAATTCTCCTCTCCTTTGCCGCCGGAGCTATGACTTACATTGTTTTTGCTAAGCTCTTCCCGGAATCATTCAATCAGCACCGCAGGCTCGCTCTCACAGGCGGTTTTTGCGGCATGCTTTTCTTCTTATTGCTTTCCTTATTAGAATAA
- the pth gene encoding aminoacyl-tRNA hydrolase, which yields MKLIVGLGNPGIEYRNTRHNIGFMVIDQLAEKYGVDVQKKMMRSVLGQGWLGSQKVILAKPLTYMNLSGQSVQALMNWYKLTAQELLVICDDLNLEAGHLRLRKKGSDGGHNGLKSIIQALGTSDFPRLRLGIGRPSHPGQEQVSFVLGKFAPQEAELLSQLIGRGEQAAAVWVENGIDAAMNEFNRSRREDKEDK from the coding sequence GTGAAACTAATTGTCGGGTTGGGTAATCCAGGGATTGAATACAGGAATACCCGCCATAATATCGGATTTATGGTAATTGATCAACTGGCCGAAAAATACGGGGTAGATGTGCAGAAGAAAATGATGAGGTCAGTGCTTGGACAGGGCTGGTTGGGCAGTCAAAAAGTTATTTTGGCGAAACCTCTCACGTATATGAATCTGAGCGGCCAGTCTGTGCAAGCTTTAATGAATTGGTACAAGTTGACTGCTCAGGAATTGCTGGTTATCTGTGATGACTTGAATCTTGAGGCGGGGCACTTAAGGTTGCGTAAAAAGGGAAGCGACGGTGGGCATAACGGGTTAAAATCTATTATTCAAGCACTTGGAACCAGTGATTTCCCCCGCTTAAGGCTGGGCATAGGACGCCCTTCGCATCCGGGCCAGGAACAGGTTTCTTTTGTTTTGGGAAAGTTTGCTCCACAAGAAGCAGAACTTTTGTCCCAACTAATTGGTCGAGGGGAGCAAGCTGCTGCTGTTTGGGTTGAGAATGGAATAGATGCCGCGATGAATGAGTTTAACCGTTCAAGGCGGGAAGATAAGGAAGATAAATAG
- the trhA gene encoding PAQR family membrane homeostasis protein TrhA produces MDKLRDPFSGISHLTGIILSIAALILLVYNAAYSGKILHIVSFAIFGTSLILLYTASTLYHLLPLSPKGLLILRRIDHMMIFVLIAGTYTPVCLIPLKGVWGYTLLVGIWLMAITGMIIKIFWVGAKRWFSTLLYLVMGWLIALALWPLLHTISIGGVIWMVLGGLFYTVGAILYGTKWPPNIIPGWLGFHEIFHLFVLAGSFSHFWLMMRYIMYI; encoded by the coding sequence ATGGACAAATTAAGAGATCCCTTTAGTGGTATCAGCCATTTAACAGGCATAATCCTATCAATTGCAGCTTTAATTTTGCTAGTGTATAATGCAGCTTACTCAGGTAAAATACTGCATATAGTTTCTTTTGCTATTTTTGGAACCAGTCTAATCCTGCTTTATACAGCCAGCACCTTATATCATTTATTGCCCTTGTCTCCCAAAGGTCTTCTTATTTTGCGGCGCATAGATCATATGATGATTTTTGTGTTAATTGCCGGAACTTATACCCCTGTTTGCTTGATTCCTCTGAAAGGAGTGTGGGGTTACACCCTCCTGGTAGGAATCTGGTTAATGGCCATTACCGGAATGATTATAAAGATTTTTTGGGTAGGCGCTAAACGATGGTTCTCCACATTACTTTATCTGGTTATGGGTTGGTTAATCGCCCTTGCTTTATGGCCCTTACTCCATACTATTTCAATTGGAGGAGTCATTTGGATGGTGCTGGGCGGGCTGTTTTATACTGTGGGAGCCATTTTATACGGTACCAAATGGCCACCCAATATTATCCCCGGCTGGTTAGGTTTTCACGAAATATTCCACCTGTTTGTTCTGGCAGGAAGTTTTAGCCATTTCTGGCTGATGATGAGATATATAATGTATATATAA
- a CDS encoding DMT family transporter produces MSARLVVLLIAASSGLLMALQGSLNASQSKIIGLWETTFIVHLLGLVLSALLLFIFKLGSITWANLAQAPWYTYLGGILGVLIIYIVARSMPKVGVAPATTAIILGQVFTAGLIDHLGLFGLQKIPFSWLNIVGTFLMAGGAWLILKQ; encoded by the coding sequence ATGAGTGCCAGGTTAGTTGTTTTGCTTATTGCCGCTTCTTCCGGTTTGCTTATGGCTCTACAGGGTTCTCTTAATGCTTCTCAGAGTAAAATCATAGGTTTATGGGAAACAACTTTCATTGTTCATTTATTGGGTTTAGTTTTGTCTGCCTTACTGTTATTTATTTTTAAGCTGGGTTCTATAACCTGGGCTAATTTGGCCCAGGCTCCCTGGTATACATATTTAGGCGGTATTTTAGGTGTTTTGATTATTTACATTGTGGCCAGAAGCATGCCTAAGGTTGGGGTAGCGCCGGCTACAACAGCAATTATCCTGGGGCAGGTTTTTACTGCCGGTTTGATTGATCATTTAGGATTATTCGGCCTTCAGAAAATACCCTTTAGCTGGCTTAATATTGTTGGTACATTTTTAATGGCAGGAGGTGCCTGGTTAATTCTTAAACAATAA
- a CDS encoding L,D-transpeptidase family protein codes for MSNSINQINIHTGTRILNIKANNLSRNYPAAVGKPATPTPTGNYSVVNKIINPGGMLGTRWLGLNIPGGVYGIHGTNNPDSIGKAVSNGCIRMQNQDIEEIFPYIAIGTRVTINDYYTNPTEVSNGKSLTEYIVKQGDSLWLIAQKNNILLDKLIIANPHINPDHIFPGQTVIIP; via the coding sequence ATGTCAAATTCCATTAACCAAATAAACATACATACCGGTACCCGTATACTAAATATTAAAGCCAACAACCTGTCGCGCAATTATCCTGCAGCCGTAGGAAAACCGGCAACACCTACCCCAACCGGAAATTATTCAGTAGTTAACAAGATAATTAATCCCGGCGGAATGCTTGGAACCAGATGGCTGGGCCTAAATATTCCGGGAGGCGTATATGGTATTCACGGAACAAATAACCCTGATTCTATCGGGAAAGCGGTATCTAACGGGTGTATTAGAATGCAAAACCAGGACATAGAAGAGATATTCCCTTACATAGCAATTGGTACACGAGTAACTATAAATGATTACTACACTAATCCAACGGAGGTATCTAACGGTAAGTCACTTACTGAATATATCGTTAAGCAAGGTGATTCCCTCTGGTTGATAGCACAAAAAAATAATATTCTATTGGATAAGTTAATCATAGCTAACCCGCATATCAACCCTGACCATATTTTTCCTGGACAGACAGTGATAATACCTTAA
- the spoVG gene encoding septation regulator SpoVG: MHVTDVRVRKILAEGKMKAIVSVTLNDAFVIHDVKVVEGQTGLFVAMPSRKTPNGEFRDIAHPINSSAREIIQVAVLQAYEETV; this comes from the coding sequence ATGCATGTTACTGATGTTCGTGTGAGAAAGATACTTGCTGAGGGTAAAATGAAAGCCATTGTATCAGTAACCCTGAATGATGCTTTCGTGATTCATGATGTCAAAGTGGTAGAGGGCCAAACCGGTTTGTTTGTGGCTATGCCCAGCAGAAAGACTCCTAACGGTGAGTTTAGGGATATTGCACATCCGATAAATTCGTCAGCCCGTGAAATAATTCAGGTAGCTGTCTTGCAAGCATATGAAGAGACTGTTTAA
- a CDS encoding 50S ribosomal protein L25, whose protein sequence is MAEDLQTTGASLDAYPREGCGKGYSNKLFSKGYMPAVLYSKSIGSKPLELEARALEDVLKSKTGRNSVIDLHLKSGDGEDSYKVMVKDLQYHPIRRSYLHADFLEISLTDRVQIAAKVVLVGEAPGVAEEGGILDQIIREVGVKCLPGSIPDIITVDVSKLYIGDSVAVMDLQAGPDIEILADEDLVVARVIPPQSLQEEPGIETEAGEGEKTGIKTEE, encoded by the coding sequence GTGGCGGAAGATTTGCAAACAACCGGGGCATCGCTGGATGCCTACCCGCGTGAAGGCTGCGGCAAGGGTTATTCCAATAAGCTGTTCTCAAAAGGATATATGCCGGCGGTTTTATACAGTAAAAGCATCGGTTCCAAACCGCTGGAACTGGAAGCTCGGGCCTTGGAAGACGTGTTGAAATCGAAGACAGGTCGTAATTCTGTAATTGACTTGCATTTAAAAAGCGGTGACGGTGAAGACAGCTATAAAGTAATGGTTAAAGATTTGCAGTACCATCCGATTAGACGAAGCTATTTGCATGCTGATTTTTTAGAGATTTCTTTGACCGATCGGGTGCAGATTGCCGCTAAAGTTGTTCTGGTAGGAGAAGCACCTGGTGTTGCTGAGGAAGGCGGGATACTGGATCAGATTATCCGTGAAGTGGGGGTTAAGTGCTTACCCGGCAGTATACCCGATATTATAACTGTAGATGTATCCAAGTTATATATAGGGGACAGTGTAGCTGTTATGGATTTGCAGGCAGGTCCGGATATAGAAATTCTGGCAGATGAAGATCTGGTTGTTGCCAGGGTAATCCCGCCTCAGAGCTTGCAGGAAGAGCCCGGTATTGAGACTGAGGCGGGTGAAGGAGAAAAAACCGGGATAAAAACCGAGGAATAA
- a CDS encoding PRC-barrel domain-containing protein produces MRKSKQFMAMPVISLEEGQQIGNIKGLIIDPVKKVVSALVIEQKGWFKEQKFIPFNKINSVGNDAITVEQSNTIQKGTVMPDIYKLYKANLEINGTKIVTETGTALGYIDEYYVQLTDGAIAGIEFSGKLINSMLKGKAYLDSSFIRTIGKEVIVVYEEAMDNIIKLEGGIQETVKQIKHSTGSLWDSTLKKTKELSSNISTSLTKPFEKNTNTGKDKLSGNQSGLLQDAKEEPIKEQSQETTSENKK; encoded by the coding sequence ATGCGAAAAAGCAAGCAGTTCATGGCCATGCCTGTCATTAGCCTCGAAGAAGGTCAACAGATCGGGAATATCAAAGGGTTAATCATTGATCCGGTTAAAAAGGTTGTCAGCGCTCTGGTTATTGAACAAAAAGGCTGGTTCAAAGAACAAAAATTCATTCCTTTTAATAAAATAAACAGTGTCGGTAATGATGCTATCACCGTAGAGCAAAGCAATACTATTCAAAAAGGCACCGTAATGCCAGATATTTATAAGCTCTACAAAGCCAATTTAGAAATAAATGGTACTAAAATAGTTACCGAAACCGGCACAGCACTGGGCTATATAGATGAATATTACGTACAATTGACTGACGGTGCTATAGCAGGTATAGAATTTTCAGGTAAACTAATTAACAGTATGTTAAAAGGCAAAGCTTACTTAGACAGTTCTTTTATACGAACTATAGGCAAAGAAGTAATAGTCGTCTATGAAGAAGCGATGGATAACATAATTAAGCTGGAGGGTGGAATACAGGAAACAGTAAAACAAATCAAACATTCCACCGGAAGCTTATGGGACTCTACTCTTAAAAAGACAAAGGAATTAAGCTCCAACATTAGCACCAGCCTTACTAAACCTTTTGAAAAGAACACTAACACAGGTAAAGATAAATTATCCGGTAACCAGTCCGGTCTTTTGCAGGATGCTAAAGAAGAACCAATAAAAGAACAGTCTCAGGAAACCACCTCTGAAAATAAAAAATAA
- the ispE gene encoding 4-(cytidine 5'-diphospho)-2-C-methyl-D-erythritol kinase has protein sequence MPLVIPAYAKINLCLDVLGRRDDGYHEVEMVMQSISLHDLLELSLSEEQENNNMGKIILTVAGADLPVGEENLVFRTARILQEYTGCRLGCSILLHKKIPVAAGLAGGSADAAAALLGLNKLWNLDLTVAELYALAAKIGSDVPFCIKGGTVLAKGRGEQLAFLEAAPDMGIILVKPAYGISTGEVYSKLNSAVYPQVINTMQKKDITNDTNDIHNMLCLSDLGPPVLRMIKAIKSRQLPAVCKALYNILEEPAMKMHPNLLDIKNILFEQGAMGVLMSGSGSTIFGITPDLEAAHLLSKGLSPSLGSIYAVKLQGAREV, from the coding sequence ATGCCTTTGGTTATACCCGCTTATGCTAAAATCAATCTTTGTTTGGATGTGCTGGGAAGAAGGGATGACGGTTATCATGAGGTAGAGATGGTTATGCAATCTATTTCTCTGCATGATTTGCTGGAGCTGTCCCTCTCGGAAGAGCAGGAAAATAATAATATGGGCAAGATTATTTTGACTGTTGCAGGTGCTGATTTGCCTGTTGGTGAGGAGAATCTGGTATTCAGGACGGCCCGCATATTGCAGGAGTATACGGGATGCCGGTTGGGCTGCTCAATACTTCTGCATAAAAAGATACCGGTTGCTGCCGGTCTTGCCGGTGGGTCCGCTGATGCTGCTGCGGCACTGCTGGGTCTTAATAAGTTATGGAATTTGGATTTAACTGTTGCAGAACTGTATGCTTTAGCAGCTAAAATTGGTTCTGATGTACCTTTTTGTATCAAAGGCGGTACAGTGCTGGCAAAAGGAAGAGGCGAGCAGTTGGCTTTTCTGGAAGCCGCACCCGATATGGGAATTATTTTAGTTAAACCTGCTTATGGAATATCTACCGGGGAGGTTTATAGCAAGCTGAATAGCGCCGTTTATCCTCAAGTTATTAATACGATGCAAAAAAAAGATATTACTAATGATACTAATGATATCCATAACATGTTATGCCTTTCGGATTTGGGACCGCCGGTACTAAGAATGATTAAAGCCATAAAAAGCAGGCAATTGCCTGCTGTATGTAAGGCTTTATATAATATTTTGGAGGAACCGGCAATGAAAATGCACCCGAACCTTTTAGATATAAAAAACATACTATTTGAACAAGGAGCGATGGGTGTTTTAATGTCCGGCAGCGGATCGACAATTTTTGGCATCACTCCTGATTTAGAGGCCGCACATCTGCTGTCTAAGGGCCTGAGTCCTTCGCTTGGATCTATTTATGCGGTGAAATTGCAGGGAGCGAGAGAAGTATGA